The Candidatus Abyssobacteria bacterium SURF_5 genome segment GCCGGATCACGCGGCAAAATTGGCCGACGCCGTCGAGCAGGCGCAGGGTGAATTTCGGATCGATCTTGAGCACGGAGTGTGGCTCGTGACGAAGAGAGCGGTTCAACTGCCGGTCGAGTTGCAGCGGATGGAAAACCTGCCCAGCGTCATCAGTTGCCCCGGCAGCTCTCTGTGCAGTCGCGGGATGACCGGTTGCCGCAATATAGCTCAGGCGGTTTCCGAAAAAGTAAAGGTTCCTGAAGGAATTTGTGTGAAGATTTCCGGCTGCCCGAACAACTGCAGCCATGCCGCTGTCGCCGATATCGGCCTGATCGGCCGCGTGAAAAGTCTCAATGGCGCACGCACTGAATGCTACAGGTTGGTTGCCGGCGGCGGCAGCGGGCGCACGGCCGACCTTGCCGTTCCCCTGGCCCCGGCCGTTCCAAATGATCGCGCCGCCGACGCAATTGCGTGGCTGCTCGGAGAATATCAGGCGGCAGGAACAGGCATCAGCTTCGGGCGCTATATCAGGCAAGAGTCGGATCGGCTGACGGAGGCTTTGGCGAATCTTCTTCATTCGAATAATCTCCCCCTGCGGTCTCCTTCCGTTCGTCGCTGAATGATTATCGGGGAGGATGAATCTGACCGGCGGCCTCAATCTTTGTAAAGACGCGCTTCATCGCGCCCGCAGACGCAACAAATTGCGCGCCTGCAACAGTTCTCATCGAGGACAGGTTCTCTGTTCGATGGACAGATCCAGTGGTATTCTTCGCTCCGTAAAGGCGCGCTTCATCGCGCCCCACTACCCGCCTGCGACAGTTCTGATCGAGCACTGGTTCTCCTAACAGATCCAGTCGTGTTTTTCGCTCCGTAGGGGCGGGTTTTAAACCCGCCCGTTCCTGGAAAGCAACAAGGCCGCCCGAACCAGTTCGAACGGCCTTTATTACATCCAAAAATCTATTATTCGGTGCGGGGAGGGGGACTTGAACCCCCACGGGATCATATCCCGTCAGCCCCTCAAGCTGGTGTGTCTGCCTATTCCACCACCCCCGCTTAGTGCATTATTATTATACCATCCCGTGGAAAAATGTCAATCAATGCGCCTTCTGATATAATCGTAGGAGACTTCGTCAGGTGTGAGATCTGAATATGGCGTCGCCTGAACGAACGAGGCCGTGGAGCCCAAGGAGGGGAAGGGATGGCTTTAAGAATAGCATCTCCTCAGAATGTCACTGGCACGGGCCGCCGCTTTCTCCACACGCCTCTCTCCTTCCTTCGTCGGGTCGTTCTCCTGGTTGCTCTCCTGATGTTCTCCATCACCAATGCCGGTTGCGGGCGGGCGCGCGCCGGTGAAGTCGAATTCGAAACCGCACGCATCGAGCGGGGCGACATCGAGCATCGGGTAATTGCGACAGGTCGGATCGAGCCTCTTTCCAAAGTCGAAATACGGTCGAAAGTGAACGGGATTATCAGGACGCTTTCCGTGGATGACGGCGACCGGGTATCCAAAGGCCAAGTGATCATCGAACTGGACCGCGACATTCTGGCATCGCAGGTTAATGGGGCGCGGGCGGCTCTCGAGAAGGCGCGCGCCCGATACGAGCAGGCGCAGATCGAGGCTTCCACCGTCGATCTCGATTCAGCCCAACGAAAATATGATCGAACGAAGAAGCTTTTCGCCCAGGGATTGACCTCCGAAGAACAGATTGAGGACGCGCAAACCGCATTGGATATGGCAAAGCAGGCATATGCCGCAAGAAAAGCTGCGGTCATTATGGCGAACGCGGAATTGTCCGCGGCAACAGCGGCGTTGGAACTCGCCGAAAATGAATTGCAGTACGCCACGATAGTCTCGCCGGTGGACGGAATCGTTCTCCACCGCGATGTCGACGTCGGTTCAGCCGTCGCATCGGTAACATCCACCATGGGCACGCTCCTCATGACGCTCGGCGACATGCGCGAGCTGCATATGGTGGGCGACGTCGATGAAAGTGATATCGGATTGGTTCGCGAAGGAATGCCTGTTCGAATCTCGGTCGAATCGTATCCCGATCGGAAATTCAATGGCCGCGTCAAAAGAATCTCGCCGCTGGGTGTCGCAAAGGACAGGATCATGAATTTCGAAGTTGAAGTCAGCATTGAGGACGCCGATGTGCCGCTCAGGACAAATATGACCGCCGATGCGGAAATCATCGTAAATAAACATCAGTACGTGATCCTCGTCCCGCAGAACGCTCTTCGCTTCGAGCGCAGCCAGAGTTTCGTCGAGACGCCCGATTCCTCGCAGCCATCCGGCAAGAGACGGATCGATGTCACGCTTGGAATCGGCGGAACGGACTTCAGCGAGGTCTTGACGGGACTGGACGAAGGAACCGAAGTCGTCATCACGCAGAGATAACCTCGAATGGAAACGTCTTGGACGAGCACCTGATCTCCCTCCGAAATATAGGAAAAGTATACGACACCTCCCAGGTACAGGTGCAGGCTCTTCGCGGTATTTCGCTGGATATTCGTAAAGGAGAGTTTGTCTCTATTGTCGGCCCCTCGGGTTCCGGCAAAACCACACTCATGGACATTCTCGGATGTCTTTCGCGGCCCACCGCCGGCGAATATCACTTCGACAACAGGAACATCACCGGCGCGAGTGACGATGCCCTCGCCGGGATCAGGAACAGCAAAATCGGCTTTGTCTTCCAAACCTTTAATCTGCTTCCCCGCCTGAGTGCCCTCCAAAACGTCGAGCTGCCGCTTGTATACGGAGGGGTACCCGCGCGAGAGCGAAACCGGCGCGCAAGAGAGGTCCTCGAGGCAGTCGGGCTGGCTGATCGAAT includes the following:
- a CDS encoding efflux RND transporter periplasmic adaptor subunit, with the protein product MALRIASPQNVTGTGRRFLHTPLSFLRRVVLLVALLMFSITNAGCGRARAGEVEFETARIERGDIEHRVIATGRIEPLSKVEIRSKVNGIIRTLSVDDGDRVSKGQVIIELDRDILASQVNGARAALEKARARYEQAQIEASTVDLDSAQRKYDRTKKLFAQGLTSEEQIEDAQTALDMAKQAYAARKAAVIMANAELSAATAALELAENELQYATIVSPVDGIVLHRDVDVGSAVASVTSTMGTLLMTLGDMRELHMVGDVDESDIGLVREGMPVRISVESYPDRKFNGRVKRISPLGVAKDRIMNFEVEVSIEDADVPLRTNMTADAEIIVNKHQYVILVPQNALRFERSQSFVETPDSSQPSGKRRIDVTLGIGGTDFSEVLTGLDEGTEVVITQR
- a CDS encoding ABC transporter ATP-binding protein; translation: MISLRNIGKVYDTSQVQVQALRGISLDIRKGEFVSIVGPSGSGKTTLMDILGCLSRPTAGEYHFDNRNITGASDDALAGIRNSKIGFVFQTFNLLPRLSALQNVELPLVYGGVPARERNRRAREVLEAVGLADRIHHKPSALSGGQVQRVAIARALVNHPSLILADEPTGNLDSASEADVVALFTDLHRKGNTLIIVTHEESIADRAERKISIRDGRIISDAARK